In one Juglans regia cultivar Chandler chromosome 11, Walnut 2.0, whole genome shotgun sequence genomic region, the following are encoded:
- the LOC108991157 gene encoding uncharacterized protein LOC108991157, which yields MKAETWTLILVNLAGIMERADESLLPGVYREVGAALHTDPTGLGSLTLFRSIVQSACYPVAAYLATRHNRAHVIALGAFLWAAATFLVAFSSTFTQVAISRGLNGIGLALVAPAIQSLVADSTNDSNRGMAFGWLQLTGNLGSIIGGLFAVLIAPITFMGIPGWRISFHLVGIISVIVGVLVSLFAHDPHFSESVTEVRDPVPSKSFFSEVKDLILEAKSVINIPSFQIIVAQGVTGSFPWSALSFAAMWLELTGFSHEKTAFLMALFVIASSLGGLFGGSMGDALSTRLPNSGRIILAQISSASAIPLTAILLLGLPNDPSTGVVHGFLLFIVGFFISWNAPATNNPIFAEIVPEKSRTSVYALDRSFESILSSFAPPVVGMLAQYVYGYKPVPTGSSKSDEIATDRRNAASLAKALYTAIGIPMALCCLIYSFLYRTYPRDRERAKMEVLIESEMQQIELDNSPTGGRFSQVRFFESREPYVQERIVIDVDYEEENGFDLDDDDKTLLHHQLTFSNIGE from the exons ATGAAGGCGGAGACGTGGACTCTGATTCTTGTGAATCTGGCGGGGATCATGGAGAGGGCCGACGAGTCTTTGCTGCCGGGTGTTTACAGAGAGGTGGGTGCGGCTTTGCACACCGATCCCACGGGTCTCGGCTCCCTCACTCTTTTCAGGTCCATAGTACAGTCCGCTTGCTACCCAGTCGCCGCCTACCTGGCTACCCGCCACAACCGTGCCCACGTCATCGCCCTCGGTGCCTTCCTCTGGGCCGCCGCTACTTTCCTCGTCGCCTTCTCCTCCACTTTCACTCAG GTGGCCATATCCAGAGGTTTGAACGGGATTGGCCTGGCACTAGTTGCACCCGCAATCCAGTCCCTTGTGGCTGACTCAACTAATGATAGCAACCGTGGTATGGCCTTTGGATGGCTTCAACTAACAGGCAACCTTGGTTCAATTATTGGTGGACTCTTTGCAGTATTGATAGCTCCGATAACCTTCATGGGAATCCCTGGTTGGAGAATTTCCTTTCACCTAGTTGGGATAATCAGTGTTATAGTAGGTGTTTTGGTCAGTCTTTTTGCTCATGATCCACACTTTTCAGAGAGTGTTACAGAAGTTAGAGATCCAGTTCCAAGTAAATCTTTTTTTTCAGAAGTGAAGGACCTGATTCTGGAAGCAAAGTCAGTTATCAATATTCCATCTTTCCAGATTATTGTGGCACAAGGTGTCACTGGTTCATTCCCTTGGTCAGCTTTATCATTTGCAGCCATGTGGTTAGAGCTTACTGGCTTCTCCCATGAGAAAACTGCATTCCTCATGGCCCTGTTTGTGATTGCAAGTTCCCTTGGGGGCTTATTTGGTGGTAGTATGGGAGATGCCCTTTCTACTCGCCTTCCAAATTCTGGAAGGATAATTCTAGCACAAATAAGCTCGGCATCAGCTATTCCTCTAACAGCAATTCTTCTACTGGGTTTACCCAATGATCCGTCAACAGGAGTAGTCCATGGTTTCCTCTTGTTCATTGTAGGCTTCTTCATATCCTGGAATGCTCCAGCTACCAACAA TCCAATTTTTGCAGAGATAGTTCCTGAGAAATCCCGAACAAGTGTCTATGCTCTGGACCGATCTTTTGAGTCCATATTATCGTCATTTGCTCCTCCTGTAGTTGGTATGTTGGCTCAGTATGTTTATGGCTATAAGCCAGTTCCCACAGGATCCAGCAAATCCGACGAGATTGCCACAGATAGAAGGAATGCTGCATCATTGGCCAAGGCACTCTACACAGCAATAGGAATTCCAATGGCGTTGTGTTGTCTTATCTATTCATTTCTCTATCGCACCTACCCAAGAGACCGGGAACGTGCCAAGATGGAAGTTCTGATAGAATCAGAGATGCAGCAAATAGAATTGGATAATTCGCCTACGGGTGGAAGATTTTCTCAAGTTCGGTTCTTTGAGTCAAGAGAACCATACGTTCAGGAAAGAATTGTTATTGATGTGGATTACGAAGAGGAGAATGGCTTTGATCTTGATGACGACGACAAAACATTGCTTCACCACCAGTTGACATTCTCCAATATAGGTGAATAG